The Oncorhynchus tshawytscha isolate Ot180627B linkage group LG08, Otsh_v2.0, whole genome shotgun sequence genome window below encodes:
- the LOC112256621 gene encoding CD276 antigen, producing MSWKSWVTQICFVSLLIIKASYSVEFEISVPREPQLAIVGQYVVLDCSFPVGKAWDLDNSVITWQRGLEVIHSFYHRQDQLDRQSSHYTNRTSLYHSEMKRGNASLRLDRTNLGDKGDYTCSVSTLLGSKTKTFALKLAAYYPEPHLKFTASPRDVELLLTSQGGYPRPSVHWLDDSGDDVTNNTVTNISEDTQGLYTVFSTLNLQGQFNETITFVLKNKALGQEIRREITLHSANERSSVEKGRISGDNKKRWTILVPIVTFVLLLFVLLMPALRNYVPWPSEKPSPV from the exons ATGAGCTGGAAATCCTGGGTCACTCAAATATGTTTTGTTTCTCTCCTCATCATCAAGGCATCCTATTCTG TTGAATTTGAGATCAGTGTTCCTCGTGAGCCTCAACTTGCCATCGTGGGGCAGTATGTGGTCCTAGACTGCAGCTTCCCTGTGGGAAAGGCCTGGGACCTGGACAACAGTGTGATAACATGGCAGAGAGGCCTGGAGGTGATACACAGTTTCTACCACAGACAGGACCAACTGGACAGACAGAGCAGTCACTATACCAACAGAACCAGCCTGTACCACTCTGAGATGAAGAGGGGTAATGCCTCTCTCAGGCTGGACCGTACCAACCTGGGGGACAAAGGAGACTATACCTGCTCCGTGAGCACACTGCTGGGCAGTAAGACGAAAACCTTTGCCCTGAAATTAGCAG CATACTACCCTGAGCCACACCTGAAGTTCACAGCATCTCCAAGAGATGTGGAGCTACTCTTGACCTCACAGGGAGGGTACCCGCGACCCTCAGTGCATTGGCTGGATGACAGCGGTGATGATGTCACCAATAACACAGTCACAAACATCTcagaggacacacagggtctaTACACTGTGTTCAGTACATTAAATCTACAGGGACAATTCAACGAGACCATCACCTTCGTCTTAAAGAACAAGGCCCTGGGACAGGAGATCAGGAGAGAGATCACACTTCACTCAG CAAATGAGAGGTCGTCAGTGGAAAAAGGTAGAATTTCTGGAGACAACAAGAAGAGATGGACAATTCTTGTTCCTATAGTGACATTTGTACTGCTGTTGTTTGTACTATTAATGCCAGCACTGAGAAATTACGTGCCATGGCCATCGGAGAAACCATCACCTGTCTAG